In Curtobacterium sp. TC1, the following proteins share a genomic window:
- a CDS encoding NAD-dependent epimerase/dehydratase family protein, whose translation MRIVVVGGTGNVGTAVLRRLAEARAAARAAGGEAAPASDDGRHDGSVEIVGVARRLPDVHAEPYGSAVWHAVDVGASDAIGQLTAIFTGADAVIHLAWALQPTHDIPAQYRTNVTGTANVLSAVARAGVPQVVVASSVGTYRGVDAAGKRTPVDESWPTDGIPTATYSIHKAANESAMDAFEAAHPSVVVTRLRPGLIFQRDAAAEIRGLFLGHLVPMSIVRWIRWLVLPLPYPFVFQAVHADDVADAYWRTVDQRAGGAFNIAASPVLNPPRLARAFGMLGAVRMPLGLLRGIVTLTWRLRLQPTDVGWIDIAAGVPIMRTDRARSVLGWEARHTSEDALRALVAGFADGAHVAASDPLRG comes from the coding sequence ATGCGGATCGTCGTCGTCGGCGGGACCGGCAACGTCGGGACGGCGGTGCTCCGCCGCCTCGCCGAGGCCCGGGCCGCCGCGCGTGCGGCGGGTGGCGAGGCAGCACCCGCGTCCGACGACGGCCGGCACGACGGCAGCGTCGAGATCGTCGGCGTCGCCCGGCGGCTGCCGGACGTGCACGCGGAGCCGTACGGCTCCGCGGTCTGGCACGCCGTCGACGTCGGGGCCTCCGACGCGATCGGCCAGCTCACCGCGATCTTCACCGGCGCCGACGCGGTGATCCACCTGGCGTGGGCGCTCCAACCGACGCACGACATCCCCGCGCAGTACCGGACGAACGTCACGGGCACCGCGAACGTGCTGTCGGCCGTGGCGCGAGCAGGGGTGCCGCAGGTCGTCGTCGCGTCGTCGGTCGGGACCTACCGGGGCGTCGACGCCGCGGGCAAGCGGACCCCGGTCGACGAGAGCTGGCCGACCGACGGCATCCCCACGGCGACGTACTCGATCCACAAGGCCGCGAACGAGTCGGCGATGGACGCCTTCGAAGCAGCCCATCCGTCCGTGGTCGTCACGCGGCTGCGCCCGGGCCTGATCTTCCAGCGGGACGCCGCCGCCGAGATCCGCGGGCTGTTCCTCGGGCACCTCGTGCCGATGTCGATCGTGCGGTGGATCCGGTGGCTGGTGCTGCCCCTGCCGTACCCGTTCGTGTTCCAGGCGGTGCACGCCGACGACGTCGCGGACGCCTACTGGCGGACCGTCGACCAGCGGGCCGGCGGTGCGTTCAACATCGCCGCGTCGCCCGTGCTCAACCCGCCGCGGTTGGCCCGGGCCTTCGGCATGCTCGGTGCCGTCCGGATGCCGCTCGGACTGCTGCGCGGGATCGTGACGCTCACGTGGCGGCTGCGGTTGCAGCCGACGGACGTCGGCTGGATCGACATCGCGGCCGGCGTGCCGATCATGCGGACCGACCGAGCCCGGTCGGTGCTCGGATGGGAGGCCCGGCACACCTCCGAAGACGCGTTGCGTGCGCTCGTGGCCGGGTTCGCGGACGGTGCGCACGTGGCCGCGTCGGACCCGCTCCGGGGGTAG
- a CDS encoding SHOCT domain-containing protein, translating to MVLSWSAFSELEGPGGSGMSDLFGGWFGIAFGVVAALAILTTLTIVVLSLYRGKRMADRGQNPLTLQKDIAYQAMRSRTLAPEKPLEQRLAELDDLHARGVISDEEHRAARAEALRG from the coding sequence ATGGTGCTCAGTTGGTCGGCGTTCAGTGAACTCGAGGGACCGGGCGGCTCGGGGATGTCCGACCTGTTCGGCGGTTGGTTCGGCATCGCGTTCGGAGTCGTCGCAGCCCTGGCCATCCTCACCACCCTGACGATCGTCGTCCTGTCGCTCTACCGCGGCAAGCGGATGGCCGACCGTGGTCAGAACCCGCTCACCCTGCAGAAGGACATCGCGTACCAGGCGATGCGGAGCCGCACCCTCGCGCCAGAGAAGCCGCTCGAACAGCGGCTCGCCGAACTCGACGACCTGCACGCTCGCGGTGTGATCTCCGACGAGGAACACCGGGCGGCGCGAGCCGAGGCCCTGCGCGGTTAA
- a CDS encoding DUF6314 family protein — MLLPTDLLGEWVLRRTLDDRRAGVRGVVAGTTTLTAVAADEVRWDEAGVMAFDGRTTPVSRTLTVRRADDHAWTVHFADGRVFHDWVWGTSVTHACAPDDYTGALDGDEQRWTVRWEARGPAKDYRLDSVLTRSPA; from the coding sequence GTGCTGCTGCCGACGGACCTGCTGGGGGAGTGGGTGCTCCGCCGGACCCTGGACGACCGGCGTGCCGGTGTGCGGGGCGTCGTCGCAGGCACCACGACCCTCACCGCGGTCGCCGCAGACGAGGTCCGCTGGGACGAAGCGGGCGTGATGGCGTTCGACGGCCGCACGACCCCGGTGTCTCGGACGCTGACCGTCCGGCGCGCCGATGACCACGCGTGGACCGTGCACTTCGCCGACGGCCGGGTGTTCCACGACTGGGTGTGGGGTACGAGCGTGACCCACGCCTGTGCACCGGACGACTACACCGGAGCACTGGACGGCGACGAGCAGCGGTGGACCGTACGCTGGGAAGCCCGGGGTCCGGCGAAGGACTACCGGCTCGACAGCGTGCTCACGCGGTCGCCGGCGTGA
- a CDS encoding pentapeptide repeat-containing protein, producing MARSSGTDAPRITLTEPTDLEDWAPAPGDVLTGDRIEGKRIDVLDLAGERLPDLEIEECVIDTLRGDGADFRGLRVHDSVIDTLDAPVLRASSSSWREVRVSGGRIGSGELYDSGLSGVEFVGMKFGFVNLRGSTLTDVVFRDCVIDELDIADAKLLRVSFEGSSIRDAEGSNTRIDHVDLRGADLDRVERLEGFRGATIGADQLYTLAPLLAAQAGYRVD from the coding sequence ATGGCACGCTCCTCCGGCACCGACGCCCCGCGCATCACCCTGACCGAACCGACGGACCTCGAGGACTGGGCCCCGGCTCCCGGCGACGTCCTGACCGGTGACCGCATCGAGGGCAAGCGCATCGACGTGCTCGACCTGGCCGGCGAGCGGCTGCCGGACCTCGAGATCGAGGAGTGCGTCATCGACACCCTGCGGGGCGACGGCGCCGACTTCCGCGGGCTGCGGGTCCACGACTCGGTCATCGACACGCTCGACGCCCCGGTGCTGCGGGCATCGAGCAGTTCGTGGCGCGAGGTCCGGGTGTCCGGCGGTCGCATCGGTTCCGGTGAGCTGTACGACTCCGGGCTGAGCGGCGTCGAGTTCGTCGGGATGAAGTTCGGGTTCGTGAACCTGCGCGGATCGACGCTCACCGACGTGGTGTTCCGCGACTGCGTCATCGACGAGCTCGACATCGCGGACGCGAAGCTGCTCCGGGTGTCGTTCGAGGGCAGCAGCATCCGCGACGCCGAGGGGTCGAACACGCGCATCGACCACGTGGACCTGCGCGGCGCCGACCTCGACCGGGTCGAGCGCCTCGAGGGGTTCCGCGGCGCCACGATCGGTGCCGACCAGCTGTACACGCTCGCCCCGCTGCTGGCGGCGCAGGCGGGCTACCGCGTCGACTGA
- a CDS encoding NAD(P)/FAD-dependent oxidoreductase encodes MRDHYDVIVIGGAAAGLSAALVLGRSRRSVLVVDAGEPRNAPSAGAHNYLGREGIAPAELSAIGRDEVAAYGVEVTAGRIVAASATTGDGTDPVGFSVTLDSGAAVTARRLVVASGAVDVLPQVPGLAEQWGRGVVHCPFCHGWEIRDQRIGVLVTTPNGVHHALMFRALSEHVTAFVTDPALVDDTALAGLRARGIEVVDDTVTQVRSSDGTLTGVTLGSGEVVELDALAAASTAEARVDFLSDLGLVATDQFTGDFRYASALAIDPAGQTSVRGVYAAGNVANPMATVIASAAAGVQAGAAAHGDLVQADLAAALAAGGQSTR; translated from the coding sequence ATGCGTGATCACTACGACGTCATCGTCATCGGCGGAGCAGCCGCCGGCCTCTCCGCCGCCCTCGTCCTCGGGCGTTCCCGCCGTTCCGTCCTCGTCGTCGACGCGGGCGAGCCCCGCAACGCGCCGTCGGCCGGCGCCCACAACTACCTCGGACGCGAGGGCATCGCACCCGCCGAGTTGTCCGCGATCGGTCGCGACGAGGTCGCCGCCTACGGAGTCGAGGTGACGGCCGGGAGGATCGTGGCCGCGTCCGCCACGACGGGCGACGGCACCGACCCGGTCGGCTTCTCGGTCACGCTGGACTCCGGCGCGGCCGTCACCGCCCGCAGGCTCGTCGTCGCCTCCGGCGCCGTGGACGTCCTGCCGCAGGTCCCGGGGCTCGCCGAGCAGTGGGGGCGCGGGGTCGTGCACTGCCCGTTCTGCCACGGGTGGGAGATCCGCGACCAGCGCATCGGCGTGCTCGTGACCACTCCGAACGGCGTGCACCACGCGCTCATGTTCCGGGCGCTGAGCGAGCACGTGACCGCGTTCGTCACCGATCCGGCGCTCGTCGACGACACCGCCCTGGCCGGTTTGCGGGCCCGCGGGATCGAGGTCGTGGACGACACCGTCACGCAGGTCCGCTCGTCGGACGGCACACTGACCGGGGTCACGCTCGGCTCCGGCGAGGTCGTCGAACTCGATGCCCTGGCCGCGGCGAGCACCGCCGAGGCGCGCGTGGACTTCCTGTCCGACCTGGGTCTGGTCGCGACCGACCAGTTCACGGGCGACTTCCGGTACGCGAGCGCGCTGGCGATCGACCCGGCCGGGCAGACGTCGGTGCGCGGGGTGTACGCGGCCGGCAACGTCGCGAACCCGATGGCGACGGTCATCGCGTCCGCAGCCGCCGGAGTCCAGGCCGGAGCGGCCGCGCACGGCGACCTGGTGCAGGCCGACCTCGCCGCCGCGCTGGCTGCGGGCGGTCAGTCGACGCGGTAG
- a CDS encoding helix-turn-helix domain-containing protein, translated as MGSMPHGPQEPVVPRTTAQVVDGVGPRLRALRAHRDVTLAALSEQTGVSVSTLSRLESGQRKPTLELLLPLARAYQVPLDDLVGAPQTGDPRVHMKPEVHGGRVVVPLTKRTGGVRSFKQLFPPHEPGGEPSLKTHEGYEWLYVLSGRLRLVLGEHDLDLGPGEVAEFDTHTPHWIGNVTDSVTEVLCLYGPQGERAHVRSRPAR; from the coding sequence ATGGGCAGCATGCCCCACGGCCCGCAGGAACCCGTCGTCCCCCGCACGACCGCGCAGGTCGTCGACGGGGTGGGTCCCCGGCTGCGCGCACTCCGTGCCCACCGCGACGTCACGCTCGCCGCGCTGTCCGAGCAGACGGGAGTGTCGGTGAGCACGCTCTCGCGGCTCGAGTCGGGGCAGCGCAAGCCGACCCTCGAACTGCTGCTCCCGTTGGCGCGGGCGTACCAGGTGCCGCTCGACGACCTGGTCGGAGCGCCGCAGACGGGCGACCCCCGGGTGCACATGAAGCCCGAGGTGCACGGCGGGCGGGTCGTCGTGCCCCTGACGAAGCGCACCGGTGGCGTGCGGTCGTTCAAGCAGCTCTTCCCGCCGCACGAGCCCGGCGGCGAGCCCTCGCTGAAGACGCACGAGGGGTACGAGTGGCTCTACGTGCTGTCCGGTCGGCTGCGCCTGGTGCTCGGCGAGCACGACCTCGACCTCGGGCCGGGTGAGGTCGCCGAGTTCGACACGCACACTCCGCACTGGATCGGCAACGTCACCGACTCGGTCACCGAGGTGCTGTGCCTGTACGGGCCGCAGGGCGAGCGCGCGCACGTGCGGTCGAGGCCGGCGCGCTGA
- a CDS encoding glycosyltransferase family 2 protein — translation MVRVSVVIPVRDDSAHLRRCLDALAVQTLLADEVVVVDNGSRDDSAEVAQAAGAVVLTERIRGIARASARGYDRASGDVLVRLDADSVPPPGWIADALRLLADPEVVAVTGPGRPHDGGPLIGQLWDAVYMRPYFALMWAALGRPPLFGSAMAMRRSTWDAIRGRAHREDPEVHDDVDLSMQLDPAWRVVADPALTVQVSARPLSGLPSALLRTRRAFHTFRVNGRRANPVRRWARRVRAALRVRRGWRTR, via the coding sequence ATGGTCCGCGTCTCCGTCGTCATCCCCGTGCGCGACGACTCCGCACACCTGCGACGCTGTCTCGACGCCCTCGCGGTGCAGACGCTGCTCGCCGACGAGGTGGTCGTGGTCGACAACGGCAGCCGGGACGACAGTGCAGAGGTCGCCCAGGCAGCGGGGGCGGTCGTGCTGACCGAACGCATCCGTGGCATCGCCCGGGCATCGGCGCGCGGCTACGACCGGGCCTCCGGGGACGTCCTCGTCCGGCTCGACGCCGACTCCGTGCCGCCGCCGGGGTGGATCGCCGACGCGCTGCGACTGCTGGCCGATCCGGAGGTCGTCGCGGTGACCGGTCCCGGACGCCCGCACGACGGTGGTCCGCTGATCGGTCAGCTGTGGGACGCCGTGTACATGCGGCCGTACTTCGCGCTCATGTGGGCCGCGCTCGGCCGGCCACCGTTGTTCGGGTCCGCGATGGCCATGCGGCGGTCGACCTGGGACGCCATCCGTGGCCGAGCGCACCGCGAGGACCCCGAGGTCCACGACGACGTCGACCTGAGCATGCAGCTCGACCCGGCCTGGCGGGTGGTGGCCGACCCCGCGCTCACGGTGCAGGTGTCCGCGCGACCGTTGTCGGGCCTCCCCTCCGCCCTGCTGCGGACGCGACGCGCCTTCCACACGTTCCGCGTGAACGGGCGACGCGCGAACCCGGTGCGCCGGTGGGCGCGGCGGGTGCGCGCTGCGCTGCGCGTGCGGCGCGGGTGGCGCACCCGCTGA
- a CDS encoding phage holin family protein, translated as MSHTVPGATSPGEPTPEERAATTPLGELLSDVSRDLSSLFRQEIALAKAELTDSAKKAGKAGGMFGGAGLTAFFSLLFVSIAAWWAIGYAVGNAWSALIVAAVYAIVAVVLGLRGRAAAKEITGLPQTVATAKEVPETLKPTTTGRKP; from the coding sequence GTGAGCCACACCGTGCCGGGTGCGACCTCGCCGGGTGAGCCGACACCTGAGGAACGGGCCGCCACGACACCGCTCGGCGAACTCCTGTCCGACGTCTCGCGCGACCTCTCCAGCCTGTTCCGGCAGGAGATCGCCCTCGCGAAGGCGGAGCTGACCGACTCGGCGAAGAAGGCCGGCAAGGCGGGCGGGATGTTCGGCGGCGCCGGACTCACCGCGTTCTTCTCGCTGCTCTTCGTCTCGATCGCAGCCTGGTGGGCCATCGGGTACGCCGTCGGCAACGCGTGGTCCGCCCTCATCGTCGCTGCGGTCTACGCGATCGTCGCCGTCGTCCTCGGTCTCCGTGGCCGCGCTGCGGCCAAGGAGATCACGGGCCTGCCCCAGACGGTCGCCACCGCCAAGGAAGTCCCCGAAACACTCAAGCCCACCACCACCGGGAGGAAGCCATGA